gggaACTATCACTGTGGTCCATTGGACAGATGACAGTGGGGACAGTGCCTTGGGTGTGGTGCAGGGTAGCATCTATTGTATTGATCTGGGGGAGCAAGTTATCCCCAAACACTATGGCTTAGAGCAACAGATATAAATTATCTCccagtttctgtggatcaggCACCTGGGAGTGGCTGAGTTGGGCAGCTCTGACTCAGGGTCTCCCTCACAAGGGGCAGTCAGATGTCACCCAGGACTGTAGTCACACGAAGGCTTTactggggctggagggtccaCTTCCAAGACGATGCATTCACATGGCCGTAGGCAGGAGGCCTCCGTCCCGGCCATCACGggactaccactgagctattaccctcctgCCACGAATGagcatatattttcaaaaagacatTTCTTAGGGTTTCAGTTCTGAGTAAGACAGAGTAAGCAGAGTCTGTCCTTCCATCTGAGTGCAACTAAAAACCCTGGGCGGAATGTAGGAAGCAGCTATCTGTGGACTTTGAGGAAGAAATGGTAGCAGGTGGATGGGAGAGGGAACCAGAACTTGGAGTGTAAACAGTCTGGTGGCGagtttcttgttttgctttttgctccTGTATCTGCTGGCCGTGGTCTCAGGGGCAGTGTGGCCcctggaaatggaaagaaaaaactcCAAGAGAAGCCCTGTCTTTCTGGTCTGAGGTGTAGGAAGAAGGGCCCTTCAGGACAAACAGAGTGAGGGAAATCCTtgtccccctctttttttttcctcttttctcatcCAGCCCTGTCCCTGGGCAAGCCTCATTCTGAAGTTGAAACCGGGTGGgagcagcagcggcggcagccAGCAGAGATCCTAAAGCTCTGAGGGGCATCCTTCCATCTGACCACAGCTGTGGCTTGAAGGGTGTGTTTGGAGGGGAGGCATCCCCTTGCTTTTTCCCCTCCCTTCATCCTGCCACCTGGTTCCAGAGCAGAAGAAGCCACAGAATGTGTACAGCAGAGCAGGCAGACTCAAGGCCCGGGTTCTAGCTTGGAGGCCGGGAGATGGTGGTCTTGAAAACTGGAGGGTGTGGGAGAAACTGTGGAGAGGAGGAGGCTTGAGACCTGGGTCCCCTAGACTCACAGGTATGGATCTGACCCCAAACAGTATTCCAATGACTTTGAGAACGAAACTACTATGTAGACCCCCCAGATTTCAGACGGGCTCCAGGGTGGCACAAATGTAAGACAGATATGACTTACGCTGCAGAAGTTCTGAAAACCGAACTGATACTCGAACTATGGccctgttaaaaaacaaaattcaactgagtatattttaaagatcttatAGGCTTTATTCAACGATTTATGAATTGGGCAGCATCCAATCTGGCAAACAGAAAGAGCTCCAAGGAGCTATACAGAATGAAAGACTTTCATATGCAGAAGGGAGCAAGAACAAGGAAGTTGTCTTAGGCAAAAAAGTGCCTTGGTTATCGCAAGGTTATTTTCCTttaggggatggcagggatctaTCAGGCAGATTACCTAACTAGTGCTGAGGAGGTGATTCCTGATTGACTGGTTTAATATTCTACTTCTGGGAGAGCcaaaactataattcaattaagtCTCAGCTTGGTGCAGTGGGGcttagcacaagtgactccattttgagcCTATTGTTTTAACAGCCTATAGGAGGCAGAACAGAACTGATCCTAAGTGGATCAATTGCCtcctaaaacaaaaactcaacaTCCTTCCATAGGAATTACCCAAGACCTAGTCCcataacataatatttaaaatgtccaggATTCAATCCAAAATTACTTTACATATAAAGAGTCAAGAAAGTTTAAACACAGAGATGATCAAATATTGGAATTATCAGAAAAAgactttagaaatgaaaagatagaaaGTCTCAGCAGAGGCATAGAAGGTacagaaaataatcaaatagaaTATTTAACACTAAGAAAATACATTCaccaaaatttgaaaatatactagATGGCCTCAGTAGCAAAATGGAGGTGACTGAGGAAAGGctgtgaacttgaagacagagcaGTAGAAATTGTCTGTGATACGCAGTATGTTCACCTCTGCCAAACACGTCCATGCCTTATTCCTTGGAAAGTGTGAACGTTACTTTTTATGataaaagagactttgcagatataattGAGTTTATGGACTTTAAAAATCAGGGCTGGATTGTTGGGTGGGCCTAGTCTACTCACATGAATCCTTAAAAGCAGAGATTTTTCTCTGGCTGGACTCAGAGATGCAGCAGGAGAGTCAGAGGTATTTAAAGTGTGAGAGGGACTCAACCCGCTCTTGCTGGAGGGGCCACGAAAGCACTGAAAGGAATGTGGGAAACTTCTAGGAGAAAAGAGCAGCCCCCAGCTAAGTTAGTAAGGAAATGGGGTCTTCTTCAACCACGAGGAACTGAAGTCAACCATCTCAATAAGCTTGAAAAATATGCTGGATTTCAGGCTTATGAAACCCCTTGAATTTGGCCTTGTGAGGCCCTAAGCAGAAGACAGTCAAACCTaaccagacttctgacctccggAAATTGTGAAGTAATAAATAGGTGTTGTCTTAAGTTGGTGGTAACTTGTTatggcagcaagagaaaactaaTACATTATCTAGTATGAACAGTAGTGAGAGTGGTAAGATATTAATTTAAGCAGCTTACGAACAGTTAAGTATGTATATTATAATCTCTAGTGCAATGTCTAAAAAGACTATACAAAATTAAATGGAatagttaaaaatattaataatccaaaagaaggcaggaaaagggaaatagaagaatgaaaaccagagaggacaaacagaaaacaataaaatggtaGACCTAAGTCCAAATATCAATATTTTTGGTCTAAACACAGCAATTAAGGGACAAACTGGATATATGAAAAAAGACTCaattatatgctgtctacaagaaacctaCTTTCAATATAACAATATAGGtaggctgaaagtaaaaggatgtaaAAAGATACATCATGCAAATACTACTTAAAACAAAGCTGGGGTGGTTGTATTAATATCAGACAGAACAGACTTGCTAAAGAAAGATAATGAGACACTGGATGTTCATAAAAGGGTCAGTTCGCCGTGAGGACATAACAATCCCAATCATGAAGCACCTAACaacaaagcttcaaaatacatgaaacaaaaattaatagaatTGAAAAGAGATGTAAGCAAATCCAGTTTTAGCTGGATACTTTAACACTCCTCTTGGTAATCCATACAACAAGTAACCAGAAAACCAGGAAGTGTGTAAGAGAAATGAAACCATTATCAATCAACTGGTCCTAATTGACATTTACTGAACACTCCATCCAAAATAACCCCCTTTTCCCCCCAAGTGCACATGAAGCATTTACCAAGACGGACCATATCCTACATCATTAAGTAAACATTAGTaagtttaaaagaaatgaaatcatacaatgaATGGTCTCTGACtgatggaattaaactagaaaccTGCAACAGAAAGATGGTTGTAAAACTTCCAAATACTTAGAATTTAAAccacacacttctaaataacacatgggtaaagaaggacatttcaagggaaattagaaaatgtgtTGAAATGCACAAGATTGAAAATGCAACATATTGATTTCTGTGGGATGcaggtctcaaatcaataatctaagtttccaccttccaggaaattcaaaaaaagaacaaaataagctCAAAGCAAGCAGAACTATGGAAATAATTAGGAGGAGaaatcaaggaaatagaaaagagaagaacaatagagaaaattaaaaatacaaggtaagtagttctttaaaaagatcttttaaaattgataaacctctagccagactaacaaagaaatacagaagacAAATGATCagtatgaaaaatgaaaaggtgATGTTACTGCAGACCCTGCAGATAAAAAAGATGCTAAGGGGACACTATAAACAACTCTACATGCATAAATCTGATGGTTGGATGAAATAACCTATTCCTCAAAAatcacaaactaccaaaactcaccCAAGATGAAACAGATAACTTGAATAATCCTTTAACTATGAATGGAATTGAATTTATTGTTAAATCCTTCTGAAAAaagcccagatggtttcactgctgaagtctaccaaacatttaaagaagaaataacaccaaTTCATACATCTCTTCCAGGGACTAGAAGAGAAGATAATACTTTCCAACTCTTCCTTAACCTAATAAAGAGCAACTACAAgaaaaacctatagctaacatcGTAGTTAACTGTCAAAGACTGAACACTTTCTGAGGTCAGGAATAAGGCAAGAACGTCTGTTCTCACCACTCGTGCTCATCACCATACTGGAAGTCCCCAGCCTgtgtaataaaaaaagaaaccaaaggcattcagatggaaaaggaagaaacaaaactattTCTATTTGCAGGCGACATGACTGTCTACACGTAGACAGCCAAGGAATCTACAAATATGCTCTTAGAATAAGTGTATTTATCAGGGTCACAGGATACGaggtcaatacacaaaaatcaactgtacttctatagactaacaatgaacaattggaaaccaaagttgaaaaaaaattatttttatgatgcCCTCcttcaaatgaaatatttaggtgCAACTGTAATAAAGTATATAAGctctgtatgctgaaaactacaaaacactgatgaaagacatCAAAGACCTAAATCAACAGGGAGACACACTGTGCTCACAGGTCAGAAGAGTTCAAGTCAAGATGTTAATTCTCCCCCGGACTGGAcaacagatttaatgtaatttcaATAGAAATCCCAgcagaatttttgttgttgtcgtcGATGTAGACAAGttgcttctaaaatttatatggagaggcaaagaaactaaaaaaaccgaaacaatttttttaaaaaagaagaaaattggagGACTCAAATCATTCAATTTTAAGACTTACTTTGTAGCTACAGTAAACAAGACGGTGTGGTATTGGTGAAGAGAAAGACACACATCAAACAGAATGAaagtacaaaaacagactcacactAAGGTGCAAAGGCAGCTccatggagaaaggacagtcttcaATCAAAGGAAACCACTGGACGTTGACAGGAAAAAATACGAACCTCAAACTACCCCTCACAACTTATGCAAAAGAATCatagaaataagtgaaaaatttTAACTCTCAAACTTTAAAACATTAGAGAAAAGCTTTGTGATCTGAGGTTAGGCAAAGTTCTTAGACAAGACACCAAAAAAAcaatccataaaaggaaaaaccgGTAAGTAGCATATCaccaaaattgaaaacttttgctctgcaaaagccacttttaagagagtgaaaagacaagccacactggggaaaaatattttaaaaatccgtatctgataaaggacttgtatccagaatatataaagaattctcaacATTCAATAGGGAGAAAAcagctcaatttaaaaatgggtaaaagagtTGAATAGACTCTTTTCTTAACATCACTaaccattaggaaaatgcaacttaaaaccacaatgagctaacaacacacacctatcagaatggctgaaataaaaaatattggaaGTTTCAAATACTGGCAAGAAACTGAAGCTCTCAGAGTGGGATGCAAAACGGTATAGCTACTCTGGAAGTCtggtcatttttaaaagttaaacataatcTTTACCATAGGACTGAGCAATCTtgcttctaggtatataccctagagaaatgaaaaattatgttccCACAAAAACCTATACACAAATAATTATAGCAGTTTGATTCAAAatcaccccaaactggaaacaacccaaatatccttcAGCGGGTCAATGTAAAACAAACTGTAGTGTTGTCATACAGGAATACCACCTAGCCATAAAAAGCAGCAGGTGTGACTCTTAAAGACCTTGTACTGAAAGAAGCTGGTCTCCGGAGGTTACATACATCCTCTATGATTCAATGCATGTGaccatgtgacattctggaaaagacagatCTGTGGGGTTGGAGAAGAGACAGGTGTTTGCCAGAGACTGGGGTGGGACAAAGGTATGCCTGCAAAGGGGCAGCATGAGGGAGTCTGGGGGGTGATGGAACTGCTTTGGGTCCTGATGGTGGAGGTAGTTACACAAATGTGTTCAAACACATAGGACTTCACGTAGGAGAAAGTTAATTTTATGgtatgttaattttaaaagttttaaaaattgaaacagaaGATATCCaaataagcttttttaaaaaaatgctttcgAAGAAATTTCCCATCTGGGTTTCCTCCAGATGGGTTTCTTCTGCTTTGTGGGTACACTGCCACACCAGCCCTGGTCTTTGTGGGTCTGCTTATTCATTCAACTCTCAAATGAGATCAGCCTAGAGCAGCAATGTTCCTTCCCCCCGACCCTAAAACTGCAGCCCTGGGCAGGCCCTGTGTGGAAGTAGGGGTGGGACAGGTTTGGAGAGAAGGAGCATTTGGCCCCCAGTGGGCTCTGGACCCACAGAGCAGTTGTGCTTTTGTCTGGCCCGTATAATGTTCGTCTAAAAATCTCTGGATTAGAAGAGCTGGTCTTGACCCAGATCCTCAGGCACCAGGGCTGGGGTGTGAACACTCCTGGATTCTGGGGCCCACTGGCAGGGCCTGCTTGTTTGTCCTTTTGGCACACACCCTGTGGACCCCAGGGTGCTGGCTCTGATGATCAGCAATCTAAACAAGGCCCTTTGGGGGAAGCTCGGTTCCCAGGTCACACGTGGATGAAACATAATGGGAATTCTGAAGAGGCTTTGAGGTCTAGGCCTCCTCCAAGgcagagttggaaaggacttaaacCACTTTTTTCCCACGCAGGATGACTTTTTGGAAGAGCATTTTGTAAGCAGTAATGGGCTATACACAGATGGGGGaaaggctgttgtgaggatgacTTGCCGACTTGGACCAGTGGGGTCAGAGCATCATTCGTGACGAGAGCTGCGGGTTACACTAAGCACCTACCACGTACCAGGCACCGTGCTAAGGAATCATGGAATCTTCATGACCACCCTGTGAGGAAAGGGCTGTCACTGCttgggtgaggaaactgaggctccaagaggccCCAGATCACATGGGCAGGAGCTGGCAAGGCTGGGTTCCAGGCCGCAGCTCCAGCCTTCTGAGCCGAGGCCTGTGAGGGGAACCTCTGGAGCCTGATGACAGGCCCGCTCTCCACATGGGCCCTGAGACAGAGACTAATGTCACCTTTAACCAAAAGGTGGTAAGGGGACCTTGCCATGTACAACAGTgctcaaaaagaaatgttttttaaaagtttgtatcTAATGGAATGCTTCTTTTGAAAACTATCTTATGCGTAAGGCCAATGTAGAAAACCAGAGTTGAGCCCCTGTGGTTGAAGGTGGAAGCTGGCTTTGCCTGGGGCCCCTTGGGCTCCCAGAGCACGCTTGAAGGCTACTTATCCAGTAGGTTGGCACTTACTGTGGGAAGCACAGGAGATGATATGATGCTTAAGGCTGGCTTCGGATGTGAAAGAGTGAGATGAGATTGTGGTGGACTCATTCCTGGGGGGAGGGCTGCAGGATTCCAGGCCTGCCTTACACACTGGGTGCTGGCCCATCTGGCCTGGGTACCACCtggctccccctccctctctggtcAGCAGCCACAAGCTGTCACTCACGGGGTAGGAAACATCTCTTTACCATCTTACACTTAGTAAGTTTAATCTTTAACGATAGGAATGATCAGGTTAGAAGCTGCAgcacccttcctttcttcttgccTGTATAAAGGCATCGTCTGGTTTTTCTGTATCAACAAAGGGAGACCGTTTAAGGGCAGATCTTGGTGTAGGATCAACGGCAGATCTGTACATCTGACCTCGCCGCAGGGGCTGACAGGATGGCTCACAGTGGGATCATCAGACGGACCTCCTTCTCATAGATGTCAGGGATCACTCCCACAGGGGAGCTGACCATGTGCACTGTGTTCTTTCCGAACAGCTGGAACTCATAGTGGATGAGCTGCTCCCAAAAGCCATTGTTGGGCCGGATGATGGGCCGGCACGACTTGGTCCATGTGTGGGCCTCTAGCAGGGACATGGCGTGGTACTTCATGAGGTAGGCGAGGCAGAGGGCGGCTGAGCGGCTCACGCCAGCGGCGCAGTGCAGCAGGGTGCGGCCCTGCTCCATCTCCACGCTGTGGATGTGGTCTGCAATGGGGTCAAAGAAGTCACAGAGCCGCGAGCCAGGTGTGTCAGCCACAGGCACCTGCACGTAGCGGATGTCCTCGTACACCGTGTTCACCACCTCCACCGAGACGTTGATGACCGTGGTGATGTGGTTGCTGGAGAGCATGAGCTTGTTGTTGGCAGCCACCCCATTGCTGATATACAGGCTGCTGGTGATCTGTGAGAGGCCGCTGACCGAGGGCTGCCGGAACTGAACCGGGAAGGCACACGGGGATGCTGTCATTGGGCCGGTAGGTCAGCGGCCAACGAGGCATGAAGGCTGCATCTTCCTGCTAGGCTGTGTCCATGGAGAactgcagggagggagaggacacAAGTGAGGAGCCCAAGTTCTGTTCCCCCTcagtatatttcatatatttcagcATCTGCCCTGTTAGAATGAGACAGAGCCCCTTAGCTCTGCTGTCAAGGCCTTTTGTGGCCTGGCTCCTgcccatttctcccacctcctTTTAACCTTTCCTGCATCCTGAAGGACCTCAGGGAGGCCAAGCCACTTGCAGTTCTGTATGGGATCTGATCCTCTCTGGCCCAGGGCCTTTGTTTCTCTCAACCAGAACCCCCTTTCCTGACAAGTCTGCCAGATCCTAATCTGTTCCATTCGGCATTGGGATCTTCACCTAGGGTCAATTCCTGAAGGAAACCTCCCAGGACTACACCCCTATCCCTACATTTAATCAAGTCCCT
The genomic region above belongs to Camelus bactrianus isolate YW-2024 breed Bactrian camel chromosome 32, ASM4877302v1, whole genome shotgun sequence and contains:
- the DUSP18 gene encoding dual specificity protein phosphatase 18; protein product: MTASPCAFPVQFRQPSVSGLSQITSSLYISNGVAANNKLMLSSNHITTVINVSVEVVNTVYEDIRYVQVPVADTPGSRLCDFFDPIADHIHSVEMEQGRTLLHCAAGVSRSAALCLAYLMKYHAMSLLEAHTWTKSCRPIIRPNNGFWEQLIHYEFQLFGKNTVHMVSSPVGVIPDIYEKEVRLMIPL